In Actinomyces weissii, a genomic segment contains:
- a CDS encoding vitamin K epoxide reductase family protein has translation MAHVPTEAEIDAMSEEELEAYLASAQAAQAAQAVPVYGSSDSEAPDSGPLARGGAPRSYGLLLVLCGLLGLAASWELMLAELTQLRNPTADLACDVNPLVSCGASLNVWQGNLLGVPNSFLGGMAFTAVIMSGALLATGVRLPRWVWWALVAGCVGGAGFVAWFLGVSVLTFHKLCPYCMVIWAAVVPVAWHTWARAADGGHLPLDRGTAVALLRWRWWLVGASYLLIVAVVVVGFWDKWLLVLR, from the coding sequence ATGGCCCATGTGCCTACAGAGGCCGAGATCGACGCCATGAGCGAGGAGGAGCTGGAGGCCTACCTCGCCTCCGCCCAGGCCGCGCAAGCCGCCCAGGCCGTCCCCGTCTACGGCAGCAGCGACTCCGAGGCCCCTGACAGCGGGCCCCTGGCCCGAGGCGGCGCCCCCCGCTCCTACGGGCTGCTGCTGGTCCTGTGCGGGCTGCTGGGGCTAGCCGCCAGCTGGGAGCTGATGCTGGCCGAGCTCACCCAGCTGCGCAACCCCACGGCGGACCTTGCCTGCGACGTCAACCCGCTGGTCTCCTGCGGCGCCTCCCTGAACGTGTGGCAGGGCAACCTCCTGGGCGTGCCCAACTCCTTCCTGGGGGGCATGGCCTTCACCGCCGTCATCATGAGCGGGGCGCTGCTGGCCACCGGGGTGCGCCTGCCCCGCTGGGTCTGGTGGGCGCTCGTGGCCGGGTGCGTAGGGGGAGCAGGCTTCGTGGCCTGGTTCCTGGGGGTGTCCGTGCTGACCTTCCACAAGCTGTGCCCCTACTGCATGGTCATCTGGGCGGCCGTGGTCCCGGTGGCCTGGCACACCTGGGCGCGGGCCGCCGACGGCGGGCACCTGCCACTGGACCGCGGCACCGCCGTCGCCCTGCTGCGGTGGCGCTGGTGGCTGGTAGGCGCCAGCTACCTGCTTATCGTCGCGGTGGTCGTGGTGGGATTCTGGGACAAGTGGCTACTGGTGCTGCGCTGA
- a CDS encoding metallophosphoesterase family protein encodes MQQGDSTRGRQDLRRWWLSRPVWLRRLVRTTGTLAAVTVFSLLLGLGTAKATSPLGPHEAQWRTTVNATVTLDLGPLGAISQPSPASPLGVDVVLKEVPAQVGVPSLEQATLAQILSGDAASYGTLMSHPEHAARAGVLALVDDALRRAGVVWVVLLCLIGAGRLLSHGHLRDSVRRALTQPAPLVLLGATALLAGSSVLVPALRTNPGEGQQLAVLAGTSFEQARLSGRVADIVQAYGGQVRSKFEENTVFYQQAQANLRASWQQAETQPRPAALSGRHTTVVVSTDLHCNLDVIAFTGVLDEVAGADIHLDDGDLTMNGSRPENICADALHRAVPAGVERAFSVGNHDSAATAEHMRSLGWTVTDGTVQEVGGLRLLGDSDPTRTTTTGTTQIGPEDAPALGTRLAETSCRKGADVDLVLVHQPYTFEPLVRDGCAPLLIAGHVHREDGLSATVSTRSRTGTVAQLVSGAGKGGTSLGPVTEDAFLHVLAFSPDGDLLAWRTVSLHPDATVTVSPWQEPPTSAQAEPQPAATPTAAPSGTAEPTAATAPADEGARTGDAAEGADDGR; translated from the coding sequence ATGCAGCAAGGGGACAGCACCAGAGGACGCCAGGACCTGCGGCGGTGGTGGCTGTCCCGCCCCGTGTGGCTGCGGCGGCTGGTGCGCACCACGGGGACGCTCGCCGCCGTCACCGTCTTCTCGCTGCTGCTGGGGCTGGGCACGGCCAAGGCCACCAGCCCCCTGGGCCCGCACGAGGCCCAGTGGCGGACCACCGTCAACGCCACCGTCACCCTGGACCTGGGGCCCCTGGGGGCGATCTCCCAGCCCTCACCCGCCAGCCCGCTGGGGGTGGACGTCGTGCTCAAGGAGGTGCCCGCCCAGGTGGGGGTGCCCAGCCTGGAGCAGGCCACCCTGGCCCAGATCCTCTCCGGCGACGCCGCCTCCTACGGCACCCTCATGTCCCACCCGGAGCACGCCGCCCGCGCCGGGGTGCTGGCCCTGGTCGACGACGCCCTGCGACGCGCCGGAGTCGTCTGGGTGGTCCTGCTGTGCCTGATCGGTGCGGGACGGCTGCTCTCACACGGCCACTTGCGGGACTCCGTGCGGCGCGCCCTGACCCAGCCCGCGCCCCTGGTGCTGCTGGGCGCCACCGCGCTGCTGGCCGGGTCCTCGGTGCTGGTCCCGGCGCTGCGCACCAACCCGGGGGAGGGGCAGCAGCTGGCGGTGCTGGCAGGCACCTCCTTCGAGCAGGCGCGGCTGTCCGGGCGGGTGGCGGACATCGTGCAGGCCTACGGCGGCCAGGTGCGCAGCAAGTTCGAGGAGAACACCGTCTTCTACCAGCAGGCCCAGGCCAACCTGCGTGCCTCCTGGCAGCAGGCCGAGACCCAGCCCAGGCCCGCGGCCCTCTCCGGTCGCCACACCACCGTGGTGGTCTCCACGGACCTGCACTGCAACCTGGACGTCATCGCCTTCACCGGGGTGCTGGACGAGGTCGCTGGCGCCGACATCCACCTGGACGACGGCGACCTGACCATGAACGGCTCCAGACCCGAGAACATCTGCGCCGACGCCCTGCACCGGGCCGTGCCTGCCGGGGTGGAGCGCGCCTTCTCCGTGGGCAACCACGACTCGGCCGCCACCGCCGAGCACATGCGCTCCCTGGGGTGGACCGTCACCGACGGCACCGTCCAGGAGGTCGGGGGGCTGCGCCTGCTCGGGGACTCCGACCCCACCCGCACCACCACCACCGGCACCACCCAGATCGGGCCGGAGGACGCCCCCGCCCTGGGAACCCGCCTGGCGGAGACCTCCTGCCGCAAGGGCGCCGACGTCGACCTCGTGCTGGTGCACCAGCCCTACACCTTTGAGCCGCTGGTGCGGGACGGCTGCGCGCCCCTGCTGATCGCCGGGCACGTCCACCGGGAGGACGGGCTCAGCGCCACCGTCTCCACCCGCAGCCGCACCGGGACCGTGGCCCAGCTGGTCTCCGGGGCCGGTAAGGGCGGCACCTCCCTGGGGCCGGTCACCGAGGACGCCTTCCTGCACGTGCTGGCCTTCAGCCCCGACGGCGACCTGCTGGCCTGGCGCACCGTGAGCCTGCACCCGGACGCCACCGTCACCGTCAGCCCCTGGCAGGAGCCACCCACCAGCGCCCAGGCCGAGCCCCAGCCCGCCGCCACCCCCACGGCTGCCCCAAGCGGGACGGCGGAGCCCACCGCCGCCACCGCGCCAGCCGACGAGGGCGCCCGTACCGGTGACGCTGCCGAAGGGGCAGACGACGGCAGGTGA
- a CDS encoding HAD hydrolase family protein, protein MIDDAAPGNQPRPLPRLVAFDLDDTLAPSKSAMPAPMAQALRQLLAVVPVCVISGGQIGQFRDQVLAHLRADETGLRQLHLMPTCGTRYYTRASQADPAADAELPGWQLVYANDLTEAQKAQALQVVEEQARRLGLWEERTWGPVLEDRGSQITFSALGQQAPLEAKRAWDPTGEKKSRLRDAVAALLPELEVRSGGSTSVDITLKGVDKAYGMRRLAGVTGVALDEMLFIGDRLDPEGNDYPVKALGVPCHAVTGWEETAQYVTELAARIAHGRQD, encoded by the coding sequence ATGATCGACGACGCCGCCCCCGGCAACCAGCCCCGCCCCCTGCCCCGCCTGGTCGCCTTCGACCTGGACGACACCCTGGCCCCCTCCAAGTCGGCCATGCCCGCCCCCATGGCCCAGGCCCTGCGGCAGCTGCTCGCGGTAGTGCCCGTGTGCGTGATCTCCGGCGGGCAGATCGGACAGTTCCGCGACCAGGTGCTCGCCCACCTCAGGGCGGACGAGACCGGGCTCCGCCAGCTGCACCTCATGCCCACCTGCGGTACCCGCTACTACACCCGGGCCTCCCAGGCCGACCCCGCCGCCGACGCCGAGCTGCCCGGCTGGCAGCTGGTCTACGCCAACGACCTCACCGAGGCCCAGAAGGCCCAGGCCCTCCAGGTGGTCGAGGAGCAGGCCCGTCGTCTGGGCCTGTGGGAGGAGCGGACCTGGGGGCCGGTGCTGGAGGACCGCGGCTCCCAGATCACCTTCTCCGCCCTGGGCCAGCAGGCCCCCCTGGAGGCCAAGCGTGCCTGGGACCCCACCGGGGAGAAGAAGAGCCGCCTACGCGACGCCGTCGCCGCGCTGCTGCCGGAGCTGGAGGTGCGCTCCGGCGGCTCCACCAGCGTGGACATAACCCTCAAAGGGGTGGACAAGGCCTACGGCATGCGCAGGCTCGCAGGGGTGACGGGAGTCGCTCTGGATGAGATGCTGTTCATAGGGGACCGCCTGGACCCGGAGGGCAACGACTACCCGGTCAAGGCCCTGGGCGTGCCCTGCCACGCGGTCACCGGCTGGGAGGAGACGGCCCAGTACGTCACCGAGCTGGCCGCGCGAATAGCCCACGGCAGACAGGACTGA
- a CDS encoding methionine/alanine import family NSS transporter small subunit, protein MTGSAIALMLVTVVIIWGGLTASVTALVLRGRREQREALGAAHARAHEHLHDSSQDSHPQQD, encoded by the coding sequence ATGACCGGATCCGCCATCGCGCTGATGCTCGTCACCGTGGTAATCATCTGGGGCGGGCTCACCGCCTCCGTGACCGCCCTGGTCCTGCGTGGCCGCCGCGAGCAGCGGGAGGCCCTGGGCGCCGCCCACGCCCGCGCCCACGAGCACCTGCACGACTCCTCCCAAGACTCCCACCCGCAGCAGGACTGA
- a CDS encoding sodium-dependent transporter, with protein sequence MSSSSASPASTAVEGPQREQWGSQLGFLMAAIGSAIGLGNIWRFPGVTYANGGGAFMIPYIVALLSAGIPILLLDYALGHRYHGSAPAVFRRLSRRLEWLGWWQVLVSFIIMTYYAVIIAWSLRYVFYSVNVAWKADADGAKNFFFNKFIQVSETVTYSPTPVWNVFLPLAAVWAVVILVIAKGVTAGVEKANKVFLPLLLVLFMALVLRALMLPGATDGLNALWTPNFAALSDPQVWISAYAQIFYSLSVAFGIMLTYASYLRRRSNLVGTGLVSAFANSSFEVLAGFGVFATLGFMANQQGVAVGELEGLTGISLSFVTFPTVIAQMPGGAVFGVLFFLSLTLAGVTSLISLVQVVAAGVGEKFALAPRRAAIMVGVPAAAISLLVFGTTTGIYSLDVVDAYINQIGVVSSAILMCFIVSLVLRRLPLLRRHLNTVSESGKAVGVWWQLLVGYIVPVVLSYMLIDTLIKFVTDQYDAQSYSRLFEGVFGWGAVGLAVVGVAVMTMVPWRTPVDDFAPLDLGDSETPKEVR encoded by the coding sequence ATGTCGTCCTCGTCAGCGTCCCCAGCCAGCACGGCGGTAGAGGGACCCCAGCGCGAGCAGTGGGGCAGCCAGCTCGGCTTCCTCATGGCCGCCATCGGCTCCGCCATCGGGCTGGGCAATATCTGGCGCTTCCCCGGCGTCACCTACGCCAACGGCGGTGGCGCCTTCATGATCCCCTACATCGTGGCGCTGCTGTCCGCCGGAATCCCTATCCTCCTGCTGGACTACGCCCTGGGACACCGCTACCACGGCTCCGCCCCCGCCGTCTTCCGCCGCCTGTCACGCAGGCTGGAGTGGCTGGGCTGGTGGCAGGTCCTCGTGTCCTTCATCATCATGACCTACTACGCGGTCATCATCGCCTGGTCCCTGCGCTACGTCTTCTACTCCGTGAACGTCGCCTGGAAGGCTGACGCCGACGGCGCCAAGAACTTCTTCTTCAACAAGTTCATCCAGGTCTCCGAGACCGTCACCTACAGCCCCACACCCGTGTGGAACGTGTTCCTGCCCCTGGCCGCCGTGTGGGCCGTCGTCATCCTGGTGATCGCCAAGGGCGTGACCGCGGGCGTGGAGAAGGCCAACAAGGTGTTCCTGCCGCTGCTGCTGGTCCTGTTCATGGCCCTGGTGCTGCGGGCCCTCATGCTGCCGGGCGCCACCGACGGCCTCAACGCCCTGTGGACCCCCAACTTCGCGGCCCTGTCAGACCCGCAGGTGTGGATCAGCGCCTACGCCCAGATCTTCTACTCCCTGTCAGTGGCCTTCGGCATCATGCTGACCTACGCCTCCTACCTGCGCCGCCGCTCCAACCTGGTGGGCACCGGCCTGGTCTCCGCCTTCGCCAACTCCTCCTTCGAGGTGCTCGCCGGATTCGGCGTGTTCGCCACCCTGGGCTTCATGGCCAACCAGCAGGGCGTGGCCGTGGGCGAGCTGGAGGGACTGACCGGCATCTCCCTGTCCTTCGTGACCTTCCCGACCGTGATCGCCCAGATGCCCGGCGGGGCCGTATTCGGGGTGCTGTTCTTCCTGTCCCTGACCCTGGCCGGAGTTACCTCCCTGATCTCCCTGGTGCAGGTGGTCGCCGCAGGCGTGGGGGAGAAGTTCGCCCTCGCCCCGCGCCGGGCCGCGATCATGGTGGGTGTGCCCGCCGCCGCCATCTCCCTGCTGGTGTTCGGCACCACCACGGGTATCTACTCGCTGGACGTGGTAGACGCCTACATCAACCAGATCGGGGTGGTGTCCTCCGCGATCCTCATGTGCTTTATCGTCTCCCTGGTGCTGCGCAGGCTCCCGCTGCTGCGCCGTCACCTCAACACCGTCTCCGAGTCCGGCAAGGCCGTGGGCGTGTGGTGGCAGCTGCTGGTGGGCTACATCGTCCCGGTGGTGCTCAGCTACATGCTGATCGACACCCTCATAAAGTTCGTCACCGACCAGTACGACGCCCAGTCCTACAGCCGCCTCTTTGAAGGCGTGTTCGGCTGGGGGGCCGTCGGGCTGGCCGTAGTCGGGGTGGCAGTCATGACCATGGTCCCCTGGCGGACCCCGGTGGACGACTTCGCCCCCCTGGACCTGGGCGACAGCGAGACGCCCAAGGAGGTGAGATGA
- a CDS encoding NifB/NifX family molybdenum-iron cluster-binding protein gives MKVLVPVTADGQVEPRFGRAPRVAVATVEQGAVTDWREHAVGWDASHDTGTEGAHHARLVRFLREHQVQAVVVTHMGAGMQRVTSRMGIQVLATDGGPARQALLDALADPQPLPTPTNLPLVAHPGGPAQQEPKQAVPGQPDC, from the coding sequence ATGAAGGTCCTGGTCCCCGTCACCGCTGACGGGCAGGTCGAGCCCCGCTTCGGGCGCGCCCCCCGCGTCGCGGTAGCCACCGTCGAGCAGGGAGCGGTCACCGACTGGCGGGAGCACGCCGTCGGCTGGGACGCTTCCCACGACACCGGCACCGAGGGCGCCCACCACGCCCGCCTGGTCCGCTTCCTGCGCGAGCACCAGGTCCAGGCCGTGGTGGTCACCCACATGGGGGCGGGGATGCAGCGGGTCACCAGCCGCATGGGCATACAGGTGCTCGCCACCGACGGCGGCCCCGCCCGCCAGGCCCTCCTGGACGCCCTGGCCGACCCGCAGCCGCTCCCGACGCCAACAAACCTGCCGCTGGTCGCCCACCCCGGCGGCCCCGCGCAGCAGGAGCCCAAGCAGGCGGTGCCCGGCCAGCCGGACTGCTAG
- the ppgK gene encoding polyphosphate--glucose phosphotransferase has product MAKVACGIDIGGSGVKGALVDLETGEFIGERVRIDTPKPATPDAVAQVCKQILDQLEVGPEVPVGIDFPAPIVHGVVPFIANLDESWEGTDVIALMDKHLGRAVTALNDADAAGLAEVAFGAAKDVKGTVIVTTLGTGIGSAVIVDGTLVPNTELGHLEIDGHDAESRASSGQKTLQDLSWKKWAKRLQRYYSHVEMLFSPDLFVVGGGVSKKHEKFLPLLDLKTPIVPAALFNTAGIVGAAWQASREQGRA; this is encoded by the coding sequence GTGGCCAAGGTCGCGTGCGGTATCGACATCGGTGGGTCAGGCGTCAAGGGCGCGCTGGTGGACCTGGAGACCGGTGAGTTCATCGGCGAGCGCGTGCGCATCGACACCCCCAAACCAGCCACCCCGGACGCTGTGGCCCAGGTCTGCAAGCAGATCCTCGACCAGCTGGAGGTCGGCCCGGAGGTCCCCGTCGGCATCGACTTCCCTGCCCCCATCGTCCACGGTGTCGTCCCCTTCATCGCCAACCTGGACGAGTCCTGGGAGGGTACCGACGTCATCGCCCTCATGGACAAGCACCTGGGCCGCGCCGTCACCGCCCTCAACGACGCCGACGCCGCCGGCCTGGCCGAGGTCGCCTTCGGTGCCGCCAAGGACGTCAAGGGCACCGTCATCGTCACCACCCTGGGTACCGGCATCGGCTCCGCCGTCATCGTGGACGGCACCCTGGTGCCCAACACCGAGCTCGGCCACCTGGAGATTGACGGCCACGACGCCGAGTCCCGGGCCTCCTCCGGCCAGAAGACCCTCCAGGACCTGTCCTGGAAGAAGTGGGCCAAGCGCCTCCAGCGCTACTACTCCCACGTGGAGATGCTCTTCAGCCCCGACCTGTTCGTCGTGGGCGGGGGAGTGTCCAAGAAGCACGAGAAGTTCCTGCCCCTCCTGGACCTCAAGACCCCGATCGTGCCCGCCGCCCTGTTCAACACCGCCGGGATCGTCGGTGCCGCCTGGCAGGCCAGCCGGGAGCAGGGGCGGGCATGA
- a CDS encoding histidine phosphatase family protein, with product MTDLVLWRHGQTSYNAQARVQGQVDIPLDETGWSQARQAAPALAALGPARIVASPLERAQQTASALAALTGLAVATEAALAERAFGQWEGLNREQMTQGWPEQYAAWQRGEDPQGVGVETRAQTAQRVGGALAELASQAEEAGEGAVVAVSHGSALSLGVTHLLGLDPSAWFGLRGLDNCHYAVLRRGQREPGWHLVAWNVF from the coding sequence GTGACTGACCTGGTGCTGTGGCGGCACGGTCAGACCAGCTATAACGCGCAGGCCCGCGTGCAAGGACAGGTGGATATTCCTCTGGACGAGACCGGCTGGTCCCAGGCCCGCCAGGCTGCCCCTGCGCTCGCCGCGCTCGGCCCGGCCCGGATCGTCGCCTCCCCGCTGGAACGGGCCCAGCAGACGGCGTCGGCGCTGGCCGCCCTGACCGGGCTGGCGGTGGCCACCGAGGCGGCGCTGGCTGAGCGCGCTTTTGGCCAGTGGGAGGGCCTGAACCGCGAGCAGATGACGCAGGGCTGGCCGGAGCAGTACGCGGCCTGGCAGCGCGGGGAGGACCCACAGGGGGTGGGCGTGGAGACGCGCGCCCAGACGGCCCAGCGCGTGGGAGGTGCCCTGGCGGAGCTCGCCTCCCAGGCCGAGGAGGCAGGGGAGGGGGCGGTGGTGGCGGTGTCCCACGGCAGCGCGCTGTCCCTGGGGGTGACCCACCTGCTGGGGCTGGACCCGAGCGCCTGGTTCGGGCTGCGGGGCCTGGACAACTGCCACTACGCCGTGCTGCGGCGGGGGCAGCGCGAGCCCGGCTGGCACCTGGTGGCCTGGAACGTGTTCTGA
- the rsfS gene encoding ribosome silencing factor, which produces MTATARAIEFTHAAARAAAEKKAEEIIALDVSERLALTDVFLVLSGRTDRQVKAIVDAVEEALLKAGAKRRLREGLEEAHWVLLDYDDIVVHVQQSEDREYYALERLWKDCPLVPLPEDLEQVAQAAAEQF; this is translated from the coding sequence TTGACTGCCACCGCCCGCGCCATCGAGTTTACGCACGCCGCCGCCCGCGCCGCCGCCGAGAAGAAGGCGGAGGAGATCATCGCGCTTGACGTCTCCGAGCGCCTGGCCCTGACGGACGTGTTCCTGGTCCTGTCCGGCAGGACGGACAGGCAGGTCAAGGCCATTGTCGACGCCGTGGAGGAGGCCCTGCTCAAGGCCGGGGCCAAGCGTAGGCTGCGGGAGGGTCTGGAGGAGGCCCACTGGGTGCTGCTCGACTACGACGACATCGTGGTGCACGTGCAGCAGAGCGAGGACCGCGAGTACTACGCCCTGGAGCGGCTCTGGAAGGACTGCCCCCTGGTGCCCCTGCCCGAGGACCTGGAGCAGGTGGCGCAGGCGGCCGCGGAGCAGTTCTGA
- the nadD gene encoding nicotinate-nucleotide adenylyltransferase has product MSEKRRAPRIGIMGGTFDPIHHGHLVAASEVQDAFELDEVIFVPTWAQPFKKDRRVTQAEHRYLMTVIATASNPRFTVSRVDIDRGGTTYTIDTLHDIAREYPGADLFFITGADALAQILTWKDAEELFSLAQMIGVTRPGHVLDGSGLPRDRVSLVEVPAMAISSTDCRERVSKGGPVWYLVPDGVVQYIRKYGLYRGLSRRSSPTSMTARVARGQSLRKENQGEQ; this is encoded by the coding sequence TTGAGCGAGAAACGGCGTGCGCCGCGTATCGGGATCATGGGCGGCACCTTTGACCCTATCCACCACGGCCACCTGGTGGCGGCCAGTGAGGTCCAGGACGCCTTTGAGCTGGACGAGGTCATATTCGTGCCCACCTGGGCGCAGCCCTTCAAGAAGGACCGGAGGGTCACGCAGGCGGAGCACCGTTACCTGATGACGGTGATCGCCACGGCCTCCAACCCCAGGTTCACGGTCTCCCGGGTGGATATCGACCGGGGGGGCACCACCTACACGATCGACACGCTGCACGACATCGCGCGTGAGTACCCGGGAGCGGACCTGTTCTTCATCACGGGGGCGGACGCGCTGGCACAGATCCTGACCTGGAAGGACGCGGAGGAGCTGTTCTCACTGGCGCAGATGATCGGGGTGACCCGGCCCGGCCACGTGCTGGACGGCTCGGGGCTGCCCCGGGACCGGGTCTCGCTGGTGGAGGTGCCTGCCATGGCGATCTCCTCCACCGACTGCCGGGAGCGGGTCTCCAAGGGGGGACCGGTCTGGTACCTGGTGCCGGACGGCGTCGTGCAGTACATCCGCAAGTACGGCCTCTACCGGGGCCTGTCGCGCCGGTCCTCGCCCACGTCGATGACCGCGCGCGTGGCCCGGGGGCAGTCGCTTAGGAAGGAGAACCAGGGTGAGCAGTGA